In Anser cygnoides isolate HZ-2024a breed goose chromosome 14, Taihu_goose_T2T_genome, whole genome shotgun sequence, one genomic interval encodes:
- the PRR7 gene encoding proline-rich protein 7 → MVMSQGTYTFLTCFAGFWLIWGLIVLLCCFCSYLRRRVKRQQEERLREQSLRALELEPLHYEGYGGSPPGIAVPHRLRMEPHHHHHHHPHIPPPRPWSCRHESDLSKPPCYEEALLMAEPPPPYSEVLMDTRGLYRKINAPFLSHERLEKQEQPPSYKPLFLDAGYGSALHLPRSASPGPACPDLYLQAECSPRMFPSWTDSELSSRDTYEPGPWHLPVSMPLFGRTTAV, encoded by the exons ATGGTGATGTCCCAGGGCACCTACACCTTCCTCACCTGCTTCGCGGGCTTCTGGCTCATCTGGGGGCTCAtcgtgctgctgtgctgcttctgcagctacCTGCGGCGGCGGGTGAagcggcagcaggaggagcggctgcgggagcagAGCCTGCGCGCGCTGGAGCTGGAGCCGCTGCACTACGAGGGCtacgggggcagcccccccggcatCGCCGTCCCCCACCGGCTCCGCATGgagccccaccaccaccaccaccaccacccccacaTCCCGCCCCCGCGGCCCTGGAGCTGCCGGCACG AGTCGGACCTGTCGAAGCCGCCGTGCTACGAAGAGGCGCTGCTGATggcggagccccccccgccgTACAGCGAGGTGCTGATGGACACGCGCGGGCTCTACCGCAAGATCAACGCGCCCTTCCTGAGCCATGAGCGGCtggagaagcaggagcagccccccagctACAAACCCCTTTTCCTCGACGCCGGCTACGGCTCGGCGCTGCACCTGCCCCGCTCGGCCAGCCCCGGGCCGGCCTGCCCGGACCTTTACCTGCAGGCAGAGTGCTCCCCGCGCATGTTCCCCAGCTGGACGGACTCggagctcagcagcagggacacctacGAGCCGGGGCCGTGGCACCTCCCGGTCTCCATGCCCCTCTTCGGCAGGACTACGGCCGTCTag
- the DBN1 gene encoding drebrin isoform X2, with amino-acid sequence MAGVGFAAHRLELLASYQDVIGEDSPTDWALYTYEDGSDDLKLAASGGGGLLELSGHFEIQKVMYGFCSVKDPQAVLPKYVLVNWVGEDVPDARKCACASHVAKIAEFFQGVDVIVNASSVEDIDPGAIGQRLSNGLARVSSPVLHRLRLREDENAEPVGTSYQKTDATVEMKRLNREQFWEQAKKEEELRKEEERKKALDARLRFEQERMEQERLEQEERERRYREREEQIEEHRRKQQSMEAEEARQRLKEQSIFGEQQEEDDRQQLRKSESEVEEAAAIIAQRPDNPRDFFKQQERVASGSSDAISPGSHRTGSQSDAYRKASAAGCSPCESSPASTPLGQQGARGSAEETPATPKDSPSPSSAQVAEPAVAEQHWPFPGPEDKAAEPPGDEPDPRPAWAAPDALGDLVTLEPTDPSPLPAAAEPQPTVPPGAAEPLIELWQSDGAATATAWPLPVAPTPAPEGPPAAPDEGPLLSLDELPEPPATFCDAEREEMEEEEEEEEEEAIAGGPHPAGLGYQDAGPGHEPPLITNGEMAPKDGTPGRGEQASEGYFSQSQEEEAPQPEEPSAKAPQPVFYNKPPEIDITCWDADPLPEEEESFGGGV; translated from the exons ATGGCTGGCGTCGGCTTCGCGGCGCACCGCCTGGAGCTGCTCGCCTCCTACCAGGACGTGATCGGCGAGGACAGCCCCACCGACTG ggCCCTCTACACGTACGAGGATGGCTCCGATGACCTGAAGCTGGCAGCGTCGGGAG GAGGGGGTCTGCTGGAGCTCTCCGGCCACTTCGAGATCCAGAAGGTGATGTACGGCTTCTGCAGCGTCAAGGACCCCCAGGCCGTGCTCCCCAAATATGTCCTCGTCAACTGG GTGGGCGAGGACGTGCCCGACGCCCGCAAGTGCGCCTGTGCCAGCCACGTGGCCAAGATCGCCGAGTTCTTCCAG GGCGTGGACGTGATCGTCAACGCCAGCAGCGTGGAGGACATCGACCCGGGGGCCATCGGGCAGCGGCTCTCCAACGGGCTGGCCCGCGTCTCCAGCCCCGTGCTGCACCGCCTGCGGCTGCGGGAGGACGAGAACGCCGAGCCCGTG GGCACGAGCTACCAGAAAACCGACGCCACCGTGGAGATGAAGCGGCTCAACCGGGAGCAGTTCTGGGAACAGGCCAAG aaagaggaggaattGCGCAAGGAGGAGGAGCGGAAAAAGGCGCTGGACGCGCGGCTGCGGTTCGAGCAGGAGCGCATGGagcaggagaggctggagcaggaggagcgggAGCGGCGCTACCGGGAGCGCGAGGAGCAGATTGAGGAGCACAG gaggaagcagcagagcatGGAGGCGGAGGAGGCCCGGCAGCGCCTGAAGGAGCAGTCCATCTTT GGGGAGCAGCAAGAGGAGGACgacaggcagcagctccggAAATCGGAGTCGGAGGTGGAG gAGGCCGCTGCCATCATCGCCCAGCGACCCGACAACCCCCGGGACTTCTTCAAGCAGCAGGAGCGGGTGGCATCGGGCAGCAGCGACGCCATCTCACCGGGCAGCCACAGGAcag GCAGCCAGTCGGACGCCTACCGAAAGGCTTCGGCAgcgggctgcagcccctgcgaGTCCAGCCCGGCCTCCACGCCGCTGGGCCAGCAGGGCGCCCGCGGCTCGGCCGAAGAGACGCCAGCAACGCCCAAAg ACTCCCCAAGCCCCAGCAGCGCCCAGGTGGCCGAGCCAGCGGTGGCCGAGCAGCACTGGCCCTTCCCGGGCCCCGAGGACAAAGccgcggagcccccgggggACGAGCCCGACCCCAGGCCGGCGTGGGCAGCCCCTGACGCCCTGGGGGACCTGGTGACCCTGGAGCCCACCGACCCGTCCCCGCTGCCCGCGGCGGCCGAGCCCCAGCCCACGgtgccgcccggcgccgccgaGCCCCTCATCGAGCTGTGGCAGAGCGACGgcgccgccaccgccaccgcctgGCCCCTGCCCGTCGCCCCCACGCCCGCCCCCGAGGgacccccggccgcccccgaCGAGGGGCCGCTGCTGAGCCTGGACGAGctgcccgagccccccgccACCTTCTGCGACGCAGAGcgggaggagatggaggaagaggaggaggaggaagaggaggaggccaTTGCGGGGGGCCCCCACCCGGCGGGGCTCGGCTACCAGGACGCCGGCCCGGGCCACGAGCCCCCCCTCATCACCAACGGGGAGATGGCCCCCAAGGACGGCACGCCGGGCCGCGGCGAGCAG GCCAGCGAGGGCTACTTCAGCCAgtcccaggaggaggaggcgccGCAGCCCGAGGAGCCATCGGccaaagccccccagcccgTCTTCTACAACAAGCCCCCAG AGATCGACATCACGTGCTGGGACGCGGACCCGCtgcccgaggaggaggagagcttcGGGGGCGGCGTGTAA
- the DBN1 gene encoding drebrin isoform X1, which produces MAGVGFAAHRLELLASYQDVIGEDSPTDWALYTYEDGSDDLKLAASGGGGLLELSGHFEIQKVMYGFCSVKDPQAVLPKYVLVNWVGEDVPDARKCACASHVAKIAEFFQGVDVIVNASSVEDIDPGAIGQRLSNGLARVSSPVLHRLRLREDENAEPVGTSYQKTDATVEMKRLNREQFWEQAKKEEELRKEEERKKALDARLRFEQERMEQERLEQEERERRYREREEQIEEHRRKQQSMEAEEARQRLKEQSIFGEQQEEDDRQQLRKSESEVEEAAAIIAQRPDNPRDFFKQQERVASGSSDAISPGSHRTGRLHCPFIKTADSGPPSSSSSSSSPPRTPFPYISCHRTPNLSSFFPCSQSDAYRKASAAGCSPCESSPASTPLGQQGARGSAEETPATPKDSPSPSSAQVAEPAVAEQHWPFPGPEDKAAEPPGDEPDPRPAWAAPDALGDLVTLEPTDPSPLPAAAEPQPTVPPGAAEPLIELWQSDGAATATAWPLPVAPTPAPEGPPAAPDEGPLLSLDELPEPPATFCDAEREEMEEEEEEEEEEAIAGGPHPAGLGYQDAGPGHEPPLITNGEMAPKDGTPGRGEQASEGYFSQSQEEEAPQPEEPSAKAPQPVFYNKPPEIDITCWDADPLPEEEESFGGGV; this is translated from the exons ATGGCTGGCGTCGGCTTCGCGGCGCACCGCCTGGAGCTGCTCGCCTCCTACCAGGACGTGATCGGCGAGGACAGCCCCACCGACTG ggCCCTCTACACGTACGAGGATGGCTCCGATGACCTGAAGCTGGCAGCGTCGGGAG GAGGGGGTCTGCTGGAGCTCTCCGGCCACTTCGAGATCCAGAAGGTGATGTACGGCTTCTGCAGCGTCAAGGACCCCCAGGCCGTGCTCCCCAAATATGTCCTCGTCAACTGG GTGGGCGAGGACGTGCCCGACGCCCGCAAGTGCGCCTGTGCCAGCCACGTGGCCAAGATCGCCGAGTTCTTCCAG GGCGTGGACGTGATCGTCAACGCCAGCAGCGTGGAGGACATCGACCCGGGGGCCATCGGGCAGCGGCTCTCCAACGGGCTGGCCCGCGTCTCCAGCCCCGTGCTGCACCGCCTGCGGCTGCGGGAGGACGAGAACGCCGAGCCCGTG GGCACGAGCTACCAGAAAACCGACGCCACCGTGGAGATGAAGCGGCTCAACCGGGAGCAGTTCTGGGAACAGGCCAAG aaagaggaggaattGCGCAAGGAGGAGGAGCGGAAAAAGGCGCTGGACGCGCGGCTGCGGTTCGAGCAGGAGCGCATGGagcaggagaggctggagcaggaggagcgggAGCGGCGCTACCGGGAGCGCGAGGAGCAGATTGAGGAGCACAG gaggaagcagcagagcatGGAGGCGGAGGAGGCCCGGCAGCGCCTGAAGGAGCAGTCCATCTTT GGGGAGCAGCAAGAGGAGGACgacaggcagcagctccggAAATCGGAGTCGGAGGTGGAG gAGGCCGCTGCCATCATCGCCCAGCGACCCGACAACCCCCGGGACTTCTTCAAGCAGCAGGAGCGGGTGGCATCGGGCAGCAGCGACGCCATCTCACCGGGCAGCCACAGGAcag GTCGTCTGCACTGTCCTTTCATAAAGACAGCTGACAGTGGGCcgccttcttcctcctcctcctcctcctcccccccgcgGACCCCCTTCCCCTATATCTCCTGCCACCGCACCCCAAAcctctcctctttcttcccaT GCAGCCAGTCGGACGCCTACCGAAAGGCTTCGGCAgcgggctgcagcccctgcgaGTCCAGCCCGGCCTCCACGCCGCTGGGCCAGCAGGGCGCCCGCGGCTCGGCCGAAGAGACGCCAGCAACGCCCAAAg ACTCCCCAAGCCCCAGCAGCGCCCAGGTGGCCGAGCCAGCGGTGGCCGAGCAGCACTGGCCCTTCCCGGGCCCCGAGGACAAAGccgcggagcccccgggggACGAGCCCGACCCCAGGCCGGCGTGGGCAGCCCCTGACGCCCTGGGGGACCTGGTGACCCTGGAGCCCACCGACCCGTCCCCGCTGCCCGCGGCGGCCGAGCCCCAGCCCACGgtgccgcccggcgccgccgaGCCCCTCATCGAGCTGTGGCAGAGCGACGgcgccgccaccgccaccgcctgGCCCCTGCCCGTCGCCCCCACGCCCGCCCCCGAGGgacccccggccgcccccgaCGAGGGGCCGCTGCTGAGCCTGGACGAGctgcccgagccccccgccACCTTCTGCGACGCAGAGcgggaggagatggaggaagaggaggaggaggaagaggaggaggccaTTGCGGGGGGCCCCCACCCGGCGGGGCTCGGCTACCAGGACGCCGGCCCGGGCCACGAGCCCCCCCTCATCACCAACGGGGAGATGGCCCCCAAGGACGGCACGCCGGGCCGCGGCGAGCAG GCCAGCGAGGGCTACTTCAGCCAgtcccaggaggaggaggcgccGCAGCCCGAGGAGCCATCGGccaaagccccccagcccgTCTTCTACAACAAGCCCCCAG AGATCGACATCACGTGCTGGGACGCGGACCCGCtgcccgaggaggaggagagcttcGGGGGCGGCGTGTAA
- the DBN1 gene encoding drebrin isoform X3 — MAGVGFAAHRLELLASYQDVIGEDSPTDWALYTYEDGSDDLKLAASGGGGLLELSGHFEIQKVMYGFCSVKDPQAVLPKYVLVNWVGEDVPDARKCACASHVAKIAEFFQGVDVIVNASSVEDIDPGAIGQRLSNGLARVSSPVLHRLRLREDENAEPVGTSYQKTDATVEMKRLNREQFWEQAKKEEELRKEEERKKALDARLRFEQERMEQERLEQEERERRYREREEQIEEHRRKQQSMEAEEARQRLKEQSIFGEQQEEDDRQQLRKSESEVEEAAAIIAQRPDNPRDFFKQQERVASGSSDAISPGSHRTDSPSPSSAQVAEPAVAEQHWPFPGPEDKAAEPPGDEPDPRPAWAAPDALGDLVTLEPTDPSPLPAAAEPQPTVPPGAAEPLIELWQSDGAATATAWPLPVAPTPAPEGPPAAPDEGPLLSLDELPEPPATFCDAEREEMEEEEEEEEEEAIAGGPHPAGLGYQDAGPGHEPPLITNGEMAPKDGTPGRGEQASEGYFSQSQEEEAPQPEEPSAKAPQPVFYNKPPEIDITCWDADPLPEEEESFGGGV; from the exons ATGGCTGGCGTCGGCTTCGCGGCGCACCGCCTGGAGCTGCTCGCCTCCTACCAGGACGTGATCGGCGAGGACAGCCCCACCGACTG ggCCCTCTACACGTACGAGGATGGCTCCGATGACCTGAAGCTGGCAGCGTCGGGAG GAGGGGGTCTGCTGGAGCTCTCCGGCCACTTCGAGATCCAGAAGGTGATGTACGGCTTCTGCAGCGTCAAGGACCCCCAGGCCGTGCTCCCCAAATATGTCCTCGTCAACTGG GTGGGCGAGGACGTGCCCGACGCCCGCAAGTGCGCCTGTGCCAGCCACGTGGCCAAGATCGCCGAGTTCTTCCAG GGCGTGGACGTGATCGTCAACGCCAGCAGCGTGGAGGACATCGACCCGGGGGCCATCGGGCAGCGGCTCTCCAACGGGCTGGCCCGCGTCTCCAGCCCCGTGCTGCACCGCCTGCGGCTGCGGGAGGACGAGAACGCCGAGCCCGTG GGCACGAGCTACCAGAAAACCGACGCCACCGTGGAGATGAAGCGGCTCAACCGGGAGCAGTTCTGGGAACAGGCCAAG aaagaggaggaattGCGCAAGGAGGAGGAGCGGAAAAAGGCGCTGGACGCGCGGCTGCGGTTCGAGCAGGAGCGCATGGagcaggagaggctggagcaggaggagcgggAGCGGCGCTACCGGGAGCGCGAGGAGCAGATTGAGGAGCACAG gaggaagcagcagagcatGGAGGCGGAGGAGGCCCGGCAGCGCCTGAAGGAGCAGTCCATCTTT GGGGAGCAGCAAGAGGAGGACgacaggcagcagctccggAAATCGGAGTCGGAGGTGGAG gAGGCCGCTGCCATCATCGCCCAGCGACCCGACAACCCCCGGGACTTCTTCAAGCAGCAGGAGCGGGTGGCATCGGGCAGCAGCGACGCCATCTCACCGGGCAGCCACAGGAcag ACTCCCCAAGCCCCAGCAGCGCCCAGGTGGCCGAGCCAGCGGTGGCCGAGCAGCACTGGCCCTTCCCGGGCCCCGAGGACAAAGccgcggagcccccgggggACGAGCCCGACCCCAGGCCGGCGTGGGCAGCCCCTGACGCCCTGGGGGACCTGGTGACCCTGGAGCCCACCGACCCGTCCCCGCTGCCCGCGGCGGCCGAGCCCCAGCCCACGgtgccgcccggcgccgccgaGCCCCTCATCGAGCTGTGGCAGAGCGACGgcgccgccaccgccaccgcctgGCCCCTGCCCGTCGCCCCCACGCCCGCCCCCGAGGgacccccggccgcccccgaCGAGGGGCCGCTGCTGAGCCTGGACGAGctgcccgagccccccgccACCTTCTGCGACGCAGAGcgggaggagatggaggaagaggaggaggaggaagaggaggaggccaTTGCGGGGGGCCCCCACCCGGCGGGGCTCGGCTACCAGGACGCCGGCCCGGGCCACGAGCCCCCCCTCATCACCAACGGGGAGATGGCCCCCAAGGACGGCACGCCGGGCCGCGGCGAGCAG GCCAGCGAGGGCTACTTCAGCCAgtcccaggaggaggaggcgccGCAGCCCGAGGAGCCATCGGccaaagccccccagcccgTCTTCTACAACAAGCCCCCAG AGATCGACATCACGTGCTGGGACGCGGACCCGCtgcccgaggaggaggagagcttcGGGGGCGGCGTGTAA